In Devosia sp. 1566, a single genomic region encodes these proteins:
- a CDS encoding pilus assembly protein TadG-related protein produces the protein MPRLLCLLRNFGSDERGVFAVIFGLMAIVLVAMGGAVVDYVTLEQTRNRGQLALDAAALALQGEIFKVPINRADIETKAEALLLERIGDARVEASIETVRTDPASGTLFLQAHIKVPTAFVQLVGVPSLEARIVSEATRQMLELEVAMVLDNSGSMGQSRRMEYLKEAATCATNILFYDKVNDACAPLDTRNPAPNVAISIVPFTIMVNVGPQFSNAAWLDWSGQSPLAKLNFDSDDDDSNVFTGLVDRKKLFEQTKVPWRGCVEARQAPNDTTDVAPNSAQTKFLPMFSPDTNRFGGNDYLSDLGNLSITSGRCEINQCIRTVRQTDCRSLFGYAYCNGTTTTTYSRQVGNTTTAPSSSCIGTNWTQAEETQSAITNGVMTTVSTFSPLSRRELQERLCKYNGTTVTDSRGSGPNALCPEVAVLPLSHSPAAVLNRIAGMRADGSTNIQQGAMWGVHALSPSEPLTEGLLNTNAAVSKNLIIMTDGSNDPDWLAYDRSDNGTNAYITWGFRKDGRLADTDGIPNNENEYAAFNTEAKMISAMDAKTLATCATAKAADMKVFTIGLSSPNAQATNVLTNCSSGEGYAYFPQTPAELKDVFRRIAAQLAQLRLAR, from the coding sequence ATGCCTCGCTTGCTTTGCCTGCTCCGCAATTTCGGCTCCGACGAGCGCGGGGTCTTTGCCGTGATCTTTGGCTTGATGGCCATTGTGCTGGTGGCCATGGGCGGGGCCGTGGTGGATTATGTGACGCTGGAGCAGACCCGCAACCGCGGCCAGCTGGCCCTCGATGCGGCGGCACTCGCGCTGCAGGGCGAGATCTTCAAGGTTCCGATCAACAGGGCGGATATCGAGACCAAGGCCGAGGCGCTGCTGCTAGAACGCATTGGCGATGCCCGGGTGGAAGCAAGCATCGAGACGGTTCGGACTGATCCGGCGAGCGGCACCCTGTTCTTGCAAGCGCATATCAAAGTGCCCACCGCCTTTGTGCAGCTCGTGGGGGTTCCCTCGCTGGAAGCGCGGATCGTTTCTGAAGCCACCAGGCAGATGCTTGAGCTGGAAGTGGCGATGGTGCTGGATAACTCGGGCTCCATGGGCCAAAGCCGGCGCATGGAATATCTCAAGGAAGCGGCGACCTGTGCCACCAATATCCTGTTTTATGACAAGGTAAACGACGCCTGCGCGCCCCTCGACACCCGCAATCCCGCGCCGAACGTGGCCATCAGCATTGTGCCCTTCACCATCATGGTCAATGTGGGCCCGCAGTTCTCGAATGCGGCCTGGCTCGATTGGTCGGGGCAATCGCCACTTGCAAAGCTGAACTTCGACAGCGACGACGATGACAGCAATGTTTTTACCGGGCTGGTAGACCGCAAGAAGCTGTTTGAGCAAACCAAAGTGCCGTGGCGCGGCTGCGTGGAAGCCCGCCAGGCGCCAAATGACACGACGGATGTGGCACCCAATTCGGCGCAAACCAAGTTCCTGCCGATGTTCTCGCCCGATACCAACCGGTTTGGCGGCAATGATTATCTATCCGACCTTGGCAATTTGAGCATCACTTCGGGGCGCTGCGAGATCAACCAATGCATTCGCACTGTCCGACAGACCGATTGCCGCAGCCTATTTGGCTACGCCTACTGTAACGGAACAACCACAACCACCTACAGTCGCCAGGTAGGCAATACGACCACGGCACCCTCAAGCAGCTGTATCGGCACCAACTGGACCCAAGCGGAGGAAACGCAGAGCGCCATTACCAATGGAGTGATGACGACCGTTTCAACGTTCAGCCCGCTGAGCCGGCGCGAGCTGCAGGAGCGGCTGTGCAAGTACAATGGTACCACGGTGACAGACTCTCGCGGCAGCGGGCCGAACGCCCTCTGCCCGGAAGTTGCTGTTCTGCCCCTCAGTCACTCCCCTGCAGCGGTGCTAAATCGCATCGCGGGAATGCGAGCCGATGGCAGCACCAATATCCAGCAGGGTGCAATGTGGGGGGTGCATGCGCTATCGCCAAGCGAGCCGCTTACAGAGGGACTACTCAATACCAATGCCGCGGTCTCCAAGAACCTGATCATCATGACCGACGGCTCCAATGACCCTGATTGGCTCGCCTATGATAGATCCGACAACGGTACGAATGCCTATATTACCTGGGGCTTTCGCAAGGATGGCCGGCTCGCCGACACCGATGGCATCCCCAATAACGAGAATGAATATGCCGCCTTTAACACTGAGGCGAAGATGATCAGTGCGATGGATGCCAAGACCCTAGCCACTTGTGCAACGGCCAAGGCGGCCGACATGAAGGTGTTTACGATCGGCCTCAGCTCACCCAATGCACAAGCAACCAACGTGCTGACCAATTGCTCCTCTGGGGAGGGATATGCCTATTTTCCCCAGACCCCGGCCGAGCTCAAGGACGTGTTCCGGCGCATCGCCGCGCAGCTGGCGCAGTTGCGGCTGGCCAGATAG
- a CDS encoding DNA-3-methyladenine glycosylase I codes for MPEALPEINRCPWAGADPLYQHYHDAEWGRPVTDDRRLFEKICLEGFQSGLSWITILRKRERFRAVFHDFDIARVAAMTLEDLETLLLDPGIIRHRGKINATVNNARCALQLIEEFGSLAAYFWRFEPAPDQRPTDLSWDALRLVAQTDASRALSKDLRKRGFNFVGPTTCYAFMQAMGLVNDHVHTCFCRAEVEAARASLVRPSLLVARAQQP; via the coding sequence ATGCCTGAAGCATTGCCGGAGATTAACCGGTGTCCGTGGGCGGGCGCCGACCCGCTTTATCAGCATTACCACGATGCCGAGTGGGGCCGCCCCGTCACCGATGACCGGCGCTTGTTTGAAAAGATCTGCCTGGAGGGCTTCCAATCCGGCCTGTCCTGGATCACCATCCTGCGCAAACGCGAGCGTTTTCGCGCGGTGTTCCATGATTTCGACATCGCCCGCGTTGCGGCGATGACGCTCGAAGACCTGGAAACCCTGCTGCTTGACCCCGGCATCATCCGCCACCGTGGCAAGATCAACGCCACGGTTAACAATGCCCGCTGCGCCTTGCAACTGATCGAGGAGTTCGGCTCGCTCGCCGCCTATTTCTGGCGCTTCGAGCCAGCCCCCGACCAGCGTCCCACCGACCTGAGTTGGGACGCCTTGCGTCTCGTTGCGCAAACCGATGCGTCGCGCGCCTTGTCCAAGGACCTCCGCAAGCGCGGCTTCAACTTTGTCGGCCCGACCACCTGCTACGCCTTCATGCAGGCCATGGGCCTCGTTAATGATCACGTCCACACTTGCTTTTGCCGTGCCGAAGTCGAGGCCGCGCGGGCAAGCCTGGTGCGCCCCAGCCTGCTTGTTGCTCGGGCGCAACAGCCCTGA
- a CDS encoding L,D-transpeptidase, translated as MGSPYLKSALALMLCLSVSLPAQALPPGWRFLPPPGVTGGYSPPPEVVMVRSSNRIPAQFQRTVVQVTTKERAGTIIIDTSEHFLYYILGDGQALRYGIGVAKSGFEWRGTHRVSRKAEWPSWTPPAAMLKRRPDLPRHMEGGINNPLGARALYLGSTLYRIHGTNEPWTIGQNVSSGCIRMTNDDVVDLYERVQLRTKVIVL; from the coding sequence ATGGGTTCACCTTACCTCAAAAGCGCCCTGGCGCTGATGCTTTGCCTTTCAGTGTCGCTGCCGGCGCAGGCCCTGCCTCCGGGTTGGCGGTTCCTGCCCCCTCCGGGCGTGACAGGTGGCTACAGCCCACCCCCGGAAGTCGTGATGGTGCGATCCAGCAATCGCATTCCCGCGCAGTTTCAACGCACCGTGGTGCAGGTCACGACCAAGGAGCGCGCCGGGACCATCATCATCGATACCTCCGAGCACTTCCTGTATTACATCCTCGGCGATGGCCAGGCGCTGCGCTATGGCATCGGGGTGGCCAAGAGCGGCTTTGAGTGGCGCGGCACGCACCGGGTGAGCCGCAAGGCAGAATGGCCAAGCTGGACGCCGCCAGCAGCCATGCTCAAGCGCCGGCCAGACCTGCCTCGCCACATGGAAGGGGGCATCAACAACCCGCTGGGCGCCCGCGCCCTTTACCTGGGCTCCACCCTGTATCGCATCCACGGCACCAATGAGCCCTGGACCATCGGGCAGAACGTGTCCTCGGGCTGTATCCGCATGACCAATGACGATGTGGTTGACCTGTATGAGCGGGTGCAGCTGCGCACGAAGGTGATTGTGCTTTAG
- a CDS encoding FecR family protein codes for MRSPSLSRRFMHTGLLTVAAFALATSVSLADDWVAERLRGGVFALENGQWVQLQRGDVVPDNRPIQTATDGRVTFTRGKERLDLSPGTQVQIFDAAAGALPYTTVRQYFGEVGVEAEVRNVEHFAVETPYLAAVVKGTRFSVQTSDTASRVDVERGEVSVSDNDSGQVASVAAGESASVGPEVGEIVTQPTATPSSAPAEPPSISTTASESNPQSDGGTQPDPGRPGTTPSDNNGGSTGNGGGNNGNNGAGNGGNGAGNGGNGSGNSGNGSGNSGNGGNNGNGNGTGNGNGNGNGNGNGNGGAGNGNNGNGNGNGNGNGQGYGNGNGGNNGGGQGNGNGGPGNGGPGPGNNGNGHGNGPDKPDKDDHGNGKGNNGNGNGNGGNPGGAPGPGPGPGAGPGHNHDHDDKGPGRGESGPGSNNGNGPGANNGKKD; via the coding sequence ATGCGTTCCCCAAGTTTATCCCGCCGGTTCATGCATACCGGCCTCCTGACTGTTGCCGCCTTTGCTTTGGCCACAAGTGTAAGCTTGGCGGACGATTGGGTCGCCGAGCGGCTGCGCGGCGGGGTGTTCGCGCTTGAAAACGGCCAATGGGTGCAGTTGCAACGCGGCGACGTGGTGCCCGACAACCGACCCATCCAGACCGCTACCGATGGGCGGGTTACCTTTACGCGCGGCAAAGAGCGGCTTGACCTAAGCCCGGGCACCCAGGTTCAGATCTTTGACGCGGCTGCCGGCGCGTTGCCCTATACTACTGTGCGCCAGTATTTCGGCGAAGTTGGCGTGGAAGCCGAAGTGCGCAATGTCGAGCACTTCGCGGTGGAAACACCTTACCTCGCGGCCGTAGTCAAGGGCACCCGCTTTTCCGTGCAAACCAGCGACACCGCATCGCGCGTCGATGTGGAGCGCGGCGAGGTTTCGGTCAGCGACAATGATAGCGGGCAGGTTGCCAGCGTTGCAGCCGGCGAGTCCGCTTCGGTCGGCCCCGAGGTCGGCGAGATCGTCACCCAGCCGACCGCCACTCCATCCAGCGCTCCCGCAGAGCCGCCCAGCATCTCCACAACAGCGAGCGAGTCGAACCCCCAATCAGACGGCGGCACTCAACCCGATCCAGGACGGCCCGGCACGACGCCATCCGACAATAACGGGGGCAGCACCGGCAATGGTGGCGGGAACAACGGGAACAACGGTGCGGGGAACGGCGGCAATGGTGCCGGCAACGGCGGCAATGGTTCTGGCAACAGCGGGAACGGTTCTGGCAACAGCGGCAACGGTGGCAATAACGGAAACGGAAACGGAACCGGAAACGGAAACGGAAACGGAAACGGAAACGGAAACGGAAACGGCGGAGCCGGGAACGGCAACAATGGCAATGGCAATGGCAATGGCAATGGCAATGGCCAGGGTTACGGCAACGGCAACGGCGGAAACAACGGCGGGGGCCAAGGCAACGGTAATGGCGGCCCCGGCAATGGCGGTCCCGGACCAGGCAATAACGGGAACGGCCATGGGAATGGCCCCGACAAGCCTGACAAGGATGATCACGGCAACGGCAAGGGCAATAACGGGAACGGCAACGGTAATGGCGGCAATCCCGGCGGTGCCCCGGGGCCGGGGCCCGGGCCCGGGGCGGGGCCTGGGCACAACCACGATCACGACGACAAGGGGCCTGGCAGAGGCGAAAGCGGCCCTGGCTCCAACAACGGCAACGGGCCCGGTGCCAACAACGGCAAGAAGGATTAA